In Eremothecium gossypii ATCC 10895 chromosome III, complete sequence, the genomic window TGCTCTATCTGTCAATCTGTCTTCTCTGATTTCTGAAATAAACGAAGTTTCTGAGACATTCAACAAAGCGACGAACATGAACATAGCTAACAAAGATGAACATGCGCAATTGATAAAGCTATTAAACTCTCACCTTGATGCACTTAACTCCTTGGACAATAGCTCTACGACTCTTGAAAAGAAATTAAAATCTCTGCACAAATAGTTAAGATATGGTTAATTTATCTAGCGCAGAGGAATATATGTACCATATTATATTATATACAGTTAATGAGAGATAATTGGCGGCTTCCAGTAGCGTATCACCATTAGTCCCGCGTTCAGTAGAGGTATTTAAACTTTAGAACTAATTCCCGATGAGATCAAACATCCTGCTCGCCCAAATAACCGGTCAGTGTACATAATAAGACAACTAGCTTCACTTGCTGTTCTAAGCCCTCCATGGTGGAATCATCAACAACATATTTTTCATTACTCTCAAGCAAAGCGTCTCTCTTCAACACTCCCTGCACCAACTTCCTAAAATGGACTAGGAGTTTTTTGACACTTTTCATTACCGGCCTGTTAGCATTTCCCATGCTTAACAAGATTGAGACTATTAATTGGAAGATAGGCACAACAATTTCAAACAACGAGATACCGTTTGCTTGAGAACCCAGGGTTAATGGGTTGTCGAGATTCAAATTGACACGAACGAAGTTTGAATTTTTGACGGAAATCTCATCAAAGATTAATTCTAGCCCTAGGTCTGGATCAATCTGCAAAAACGAACATGACTCAATAGTATTGAATATCTCGTTTTGAATAAGAGCCTGCGCACCGCTTCTTGTTTTAGCCAATCTAATTAGAAAGTAAACTGTTGATTTGAATGCAGTGAGCTCATATAGCAGAGTATCCAAGGTTATTGTGTGGGAGCTAACGCTTAACAACTCATCAGTCGCCTTTATGGAACGAATTATCAAAAGCAGCATGTTGCTCTTCATGAGGACGTCTAATATGAAGTTAGTCTTGTTTAAGCAGGCAATTTGGGCCAATGCATCGAGAAGAAGAATTCCAGTAATCTTATTTGACCCCTCACCAGAAATCGCATCGTTGCAGATAACCTCTACAAGTCTTTCACTTGCCATTTTTAGCGATTGTAAAACTTCTTTCGCCAAGCTTTCTTCTTTTATAATTCTAAGAAGATATTTGTTCGCAAGCACATAAAAATCGGATCTTAGACATAGTGTTGATAGTGGCGAAGTGATACCATGGATGCAAGTTTTAAATAGCGCATGGAGTCTTCCATCTATAGTCTTTTCCTGATCAATCTGAATGCGGTCTTTCTGGTACAGATCATATAGAAAAACAGAGAGAGAGACCAGTTCCTCTGAATAAGCCACATCGAATTCAACATAGTCATTGATTTTCGGCACAATTGCTTCAAAAACCTCCAAAACAAAGTTAGAACGCTCAACTGGGGTAAGAGAGCCGTCAAGTACCACTATCTGTACCAACTGCACCCACGAATGCAAAACAGAGAGCTGAAGTGACGAGTAGCTTTCGTGAGCCAAGCATGTCGTAATGAACCTCTTTATCTTGAGGGTTTCTTCTTTCGCAATGCTTTGTAGAGATGTCTCTTGGACATCCACCGCGGGAACTGAAAGAGCATGTGTTCGGAAGCTCAGATCCAGCAGTGCGTCTAAACTGCTGAAATCATAGATGTTACCCGTACAACTGGACGATAACTTGATTTTGTTGACACTCAAATCTAAATTCTTGAAGAGGGTGAGATCTTTTGGAGGATCCCCTGCAACAGGTAACTTACTGTATGTCAAAGTGTCCAAAAATGCAAATATAGTAGGTGCATGGATTTCACTTGATATTAGTACGGCGACTGCTGCGGATATCTTTGATTGCTGTGATTCAGTAGATAGCCAGTGCAGATCTAAACTTAGATATTGCAATAAGTGGCTGCGGTATCTTAAAAAGGCCAATAAGGCGCCTACTGCTGGACCATCCAAGACACTGGAGTTAATGTTATTAAATGAACCATGGAGTGATTGATCACACCATAAAGACGTATTATCAATATTCGGATCGAGTTCAATAATCCTCTCAAACAATCCCTTCGAAGAAAGGAAATCCAGAGTCAGCCGAGAAGTGAGAGTATTTCTGCATAGTTTCACAATTATTTCCATCAGTATGGAGGCCAACCGAATTGGGGCGTAATCGACATTACGCGGATTAATCGATGCGAGAGATGACAATAGTATGTCCAGTAATGAGTTCAGCAGAGAGGAGGGGGAATTGATGAACGTAGAAAGAGTTGGTCCAAGCGACAAAATGTTGGTAACTTGGAAACCGAGGAGAAAATGGGCTACAGTCACTGTTTTGTTAGTGTATGAGAGATTCATGTTAATGAAATCTAAAATAGCCAACTTCAGGGAAAGCGATTCTTCCGAATCGATGAAAGAAGAAACTTGGGAAATGAACGCTTCCTTAATCCTTGCAGATTCATCCACTGATTCGAAAACTGTCAAAACTTTGTTTTTCCTCGTATCGCTGTAAGGGAAGCGCAATGATATCTTTTTCAGCAAATCAAGTGATTCGCTAGCAAGGATATAGTCTGGTATACCAATGTATAGCCCACAATGGGCAATCAGAGGTAGATCAAAAAGTATTGCATCATAGTATGAGCTCAATCCGTGCAAACCAAAATTTTTTGGGATAAAATGTGTCTCCTTATGGTGTTTTTTTACAATCGGGCAGAGCTCTTCCGTATAAGTTCCCTCGTAAGTTAAAAGCATATTGAGTATCCGAATGGCTGCCCGTGCCATCTTCAGCTGTTGTCCAGTTGTTTCTAAATCCCCCGATAACTCATCCACCCCGGCTGAAGCTATATTAAAAATGATTTTGAAAAACTTCTCTTCAAACAGATAGTTAAACGCAGCGGTAGCTGGGGATTCTTCAACATACGTAAAAAAGTCACCAAACTCTATCAATGAATCTAAATTCACTCCTGCAGTGATAGAGTTCAGCAAAACAGAATAGTCAAATGAAGAGAGACTATGCTGAATAATACTGAAAATAGGATCCACGATAGAAAATTTCTCAGGAACATCTGTGAGTTGTGTAACGTGGGCAAATATTTCATGAAAAATGAAATCGAAATATGGCCATATCCCTGACTTTCTGTATGCAGCGCCTAATTTAATAGGGTATGGCAACTTCCCAAATGCCACCTTACCAGAACCGTTCTTGGTATTCGCGGCTAGCATGCAAGAGAAAAGCCTTAGAAACCCAGATACATCAGAGAAATTTGTGAGAACAGACTGGAATGCCATACGATATGAATCATCAGTAGAGTTCAGTGGAGAACCTTTAAAAATCCATTTATCTAGATTAGTCCAGAATATTTCCCTCTTTTCTTGAGTTAATGGAACAAGTGTACCTAGAACCTTCATAGTTGCACCAATTAGCGGAGTATTCACCTTTATAAATTCAAAAAGAACTTCAGTAAACATTTCTGTTAAAGAGAGTTGGATTTCCGTTGGTAAATCATATGCTACCGATCCGATTAGTGTCAGTAGCGATGATAATAATATAACTACCTCTTCATTGAGTCCCTCTTGTAATGCGACATTGTTAAAGTTGGCCTTTTCCTCTTCTGATTGCGGCTGAAGCTCCATCATTTTCTTTTCAACGATAGAAATTTTGACAGTGTAGTCACTAATTATTTGTGCAATTGTGTGCCAAGATATAGCTTGGTTTCCATTGATATAATGGTAGACATTCGTAGCATTTTCCTCCCCATAGGACAAACTTGACATCATCAAATAAAAACAAGACTTCATCAAGTTGTCGTTGCACTTGGCAGCCCACTCAATAAAACCGTAGAATGTGGATTCGCTATCCTGCCAAAAGAACTGGGATAAAGAGGGCCTCGAAGCATAAAAGTAATAGACGACAAGGAAAAACCTTTCGAGATCCGCCTTTGCTGAAATGTCATCTAAGTAAAGATCTTCACCAGATAACAGGGAATCTTCTTCGGCATTCTTTACCTTGGTTAATAGAAATGCGCAGTCTGAGATGGATGCTCGAATGAAGTCGTCAAAAACATAGAGAAACTGCGATTCTAGTTGGGCAGAGAATGTAATCTTACTAAACTTGTTTGGAACTTGGCTAACAGGTTTAATGACTACAGCAGTTCGATGTTCCATGTCCATTAATTGTTTCGGTAACAGTCGAGGAATGTGTCTCTCCAATAACGAGCGCATGTCGTAAAACAGTTCCATGCTTTTGTCTTGTTCTACAGTTGAGGTCTCGGCTGCAAACACCATTAGCTGCTCAAGAGCCCCCTGCTCCACCGCAACTGTCATAGGCTTGTCCACTGTGTTTTCGAAATCAAATGCCTTTGCTCTTTTGGTTGGTGCAGCTTTGCACCAGCCAATAAAATAGGTAAGAAAAACAAAGATCAAAGTCACCTTGACCGGTTTCGTATATATGCCCTCATTATTAATCTCTTTAACAAATGCATAGTGCAGTGCTTTCACGTCGGATTCCGAAAAGTTGGAGAGTTTTGACCACGCCAGAAAGAGGGCCGGCATGTAGTACATGATAAAAAAGTCATCGGAATCCATCCCGGAAACATGATCAATGACAGACATAATCTTGTCCTTGTCAAACTTAGTGCTGTTCTTCACCACCCCGTATAGAATCTGAGCCAGAATGTCGTACTCCTTCAATAGAAAGTCCCGCTTGAAGTTCACATTCTGCTGGAATAGAGAATCGTACGTATCCAGAATTTGTGCCTTATTGATAGACTGTTTGATATCGTCTAATTGCTGGTGTACCGCTTTGCAGCCTTTGAGTATCTTGTCGATGAGCTGTCCGTCTTCCACTATAGCGCGGTATACCTCGCTCTCCGAGCTGTGAACATTCACCACGTAGGACACTACCTGTAAGATGAACTGCTTGCGCAGGTAAAAGCGCACCTTCCCTTGGTTCAATAGTAGTAGGTCCTGATCTAGTGCATCCAGTTCTTCGTCTGACGAGAGCAGAAGTTCAGCCACGGCCAATTCATCCAAATTCAATTCATCTGCCAGCTGCACAGCGGCAATTATAAACTGCTGGTTGATCTTATAACGGTCACCGTCAGATAGGGTAATTTCTCCGGTTTCTAGCTGTTTTCTGCTGGTGTCATTCCGCGGATATTTGTCCGAGAGATTGAGTTCTTTTAAGTCAGGTAGCAGACTGTTATACAGCTGAAGATCAAACTGCTCTGCCTGAATAGAGTTATAGAGCTCTTCAAAGGGCAGCACGGACCACTTCATGGTAATTGTGGGTAGTCTATCAGCGCAAGCAGGTATGCCCTCGAGATGCACCTTATTACGACTTCATTACTACGAGTAAATACGTGCTGTGACAGAAAAAATTTGTCTCGTTCGCAATGACCGTCTCCTCAACAAAAATTAGCAAAAAACACTCACGGTGGGGGTCGAACCCACAATCTTCTGATTAGAAGTCAGACGCGTTGCCATTACGCCACGCGAGCTTGTATTGAACAAGCGACCGTAATTTCATGTCACAATGTGTACATCTGGTCATGTGACCTCTGTGGGCGGTATGTTTTGGCTGGCCAGACATTAATGCTATTTGATCAAGTACACTGAGGTAAGCCAGCAGATCAGTTGCGTGGCCCTACTCCGGCCCCATGCTTAAGTTCGCGCTTCTGCTTGGCATCTTCTCATACTATACAGCATGGCTGTTGTTGCCGATCTTCGACCTTGACGGGAAGCTCTGGCTTTTCCCATTACCTTCCCTCTACGCGGTCCTGCTCCCCATAGTACTGCTACTCTGTGGCGCTTTCATAGTCGGCTCATCGCTAGGTGCACTGCTGCTGACAAGCAAACGCAACGTGGACTACGTTCATTATAAATAAAGTCTATAGTCAAAACATTAGCCATTAATTGGTCGCGTTCTCGTCCAGCCAGGCTTGCCAGGGATCGATGTCCTTATTTAGCACACTTCCGGCACATACTTGTACCGCAGCCTCCAGGTGATCAAGTTTGAAGGCAGAGCCGGACGTGGCAAACACAGTGGTCAAGTCATCCTCGCCCGCGCCTTTGAGATCCTTGCTTTTCCGCTCGATGATCTGGCCCAGTTCCTTTTCTAGCGCGTCCTTGATCATGGTGGGCGGCCTGCTGGTGAACGACTCCGACTTGTTACACGCAATCATGATGTCAATGGCCTGCGGCTTGCGCTCTGTAATGCTCAGCACATCGTACAAGAACTCCGCCGTCTCGGTCACCCGCTTCGGGTCCACGGTGGAGTCGACCATGAAGATCAAACCCCTGATGTTGCTCGACGCTTTCAACGTAGTGAAGAGCTCTTGGCGGAGCTTCACATGCCCCGGGAAATCGATGAGCGCAAACTTGAACTTCTCCACACCCGAGGGGAGCATAAACGAGTCCGAAAAGCTAGCGATCTGGGACGCCACCGTTTTCCCGGCCTCGCCGGTCGTTAGCAAGTTGAACAACGACGTCTTCCCGCTACCGCTAGGCCCCGCGATAATGAAAATTGGTGAGCTGGTTACTCTCTTCTTGCTGCCCGATCCCACTGAGATAGCTTGGCCACTATGGATAATTATGATAAGAACTGCTGCCGTGGTAATCAGAGCGATTACCAGGGCAATATATACCGTAGTATCCATCATGATGCTCTAGTATGTGCAGTAATATGGTTGACATAGTCGTCTTCCTTGTTAGCCCGCTCTACTGCTTATAAAGCAGCATATTTAGAAAATTTTCGCCCGTAAAACTTACTTCGGCTGAAGCGATGAGCTAGCTAACCAGTGATATAACTGAGGCATAGATAGCAAATGTTGGGGCGTAGGGTTGCTATACTGCAAGTAAATAGGCGGGTGATTTCCAGGAAGGCGTTTATTGGCGCGGATATCCCGGATTCCTTGCTGAACCCTCGAGCAAACGCACCGCTCGCTGGTAGTCTGGCGGCATCCGCTGACACGTCGTTGGTTATAGATCGTGAGACGCTAATTAATGGGGTGGCAAGCCCCTTTAGGAACGAGCTGGGTGAGACTATTAAGGGAAGCAATGCGCAAGAATCTCGGCTTGCGGAAGCTACGCTAGCAGGCATGGCGCCGCGCGGGCAGATACAGCTCAACCCCGAGATTGCAAAGGTGATCCGCAAGAACATCCTATCACTGCATGTGCCTAGTAGCATCCGGAGCACAGCTGCCAGGCATTTTGTAGAAATATATGAGCGCAAGATTCACAGGCCTGCTGCGACGCGCATGGAGGTGGATGCGCACGTAGCGGCACTCTTCCTACAAAACTATGCTGCGATATACCAGACCCTGAGCGAACTGCGAAAACGCGTGGGCCCGGGCTTTAACCCCGAACGGGTTCTGGACGTTGGCTATGGCCCGGCTACGGGTATCGTAGCGCTGAATGACTTGATGGGTCCGGAATATCGGCCATCCGTCAAAGAAGCAGTTATCCTCAGTCACCCTGACATGCAGAAACGGGCCAAGATCATCCTGAGCAGGCAACTGAATGAGGTTCCAGACAGcagcgctgctgctgtagAGGAACTGTTGGAAACCCAACAGTCAGAAGGTGAAAATATGGACGATATCCCGGAGGAGGACGATCTTGTGGGCGAAGTTATGACCAAGAAAATCAACATCAACACCCGCTTACGCAAGGATGTGCCTGGATCACAGTACTATGACCTCATAATTGTAACGCACCAGCTCTTAAGGCAGGAAGAGCGGTTCCCCGTCCAAGTCGACGAAAACCTGGAGCACTATCTAAACCTGCTTGCGCCCGGCGGACATATTGTCATTGTTGAGCGCGGTAACCCAATGGGATTTGAAATCATAGCCCGTGCAAGACAAATCATGCTGCGGCCCGAAAACTATCCGGAGGAACGCGGTAAAATTCCCAGACCGTGGATCCGAGGCTCTACGACGAAGCCATATAACTATACGGTGGTACCTGAGAAACATACTGAGGGTTCAAACGAAATTGAAGAAGGGACAGCATTGTTAAAAGAGATTACAGAACAGCACGGCGAGGTGAAGGAAGCAGATCTCGAATTTGAGCCGGAACTCATGGAGTCGCTGCGCGATCGTTCCAGCACGCGGGAGGCCGACTATCACCTAAAGATAGTGGCCCCCTGCCCGCATCATGGCAAGTGTCCGTTGCAGACAGGCAAGCCAGCATACTATGAACTGGACGAGGGTGCATCGCTCAAGTTTTGTAACTTCCAACAGTCGGTGGAGCGGCCGAAGTACACAATTGAGCTCAAGAAGGGCAAGGTCTTGGCAACCCCTTGGCAGACACCCACCGATGCAATTGGAATTAAGGGTAAGGCAAAGGCCGGATCTGGTCGGGAAAACGGCAAAAACAGCGAAGTGGTTAATTATTCCTATCTCATCGCGGAGCGTGCCCAAAATGATTCGGCAACGATTGCTGCGATTAATGCGCAGCGCCAGAGGTCTGGTGCTGCGGAGTCGGGGAGTACTGTTGCCAATGCTTCGGAGACGTGGCCCCGCGTTATTCGCCAGCCCACTAAACGCAAGGGGCATGTGATGCTCGATCTATGCGCGCCTTCCGGCCAATTTGAAAAGTGGGTTGTCAGCAAGTCTTTCGACAAGCAAGCTTACCACGATGCCCGGAAGGCGCAGAAAGGTGACCTATGGGCACTCGATGCAAAGACGAAAATCCCTGGCAAGGGCGCCCTGAACGTCGCAAAACTAGAAAAACGGCATAAGGAACGCATCAAGGCGGCTAAGTTGGAGAGCAAGGAGAAGAGCCGCATAGTCCGCGAGGAAGCCGCAGAGCTCGAGGCAGTCGAGGACTCCTCGCCGGCACACATGGAGGCCACCATCAATGCACTGGCCAATCTGCACGCGGACTCCTTCCGCAGCGCCAGCAAGAAACGCGACAAGAACAGGAAACTCGCCGTGGACGCCATCCGTAAATAGAGTCCAGGCACCTGTTATGAACACAGTAAAGTTTATTAGGTAAAACAGGTGATATTTATATACTAGAAAATATATTTATATATATTCACAAATATAGAGCATCAAATCTATTTTCTTCTGAAGGAGGTACCCTCAGATAGCTTGGCCTTACCACCAGTTGGAGTGCACAACACGGTCGAGCACGACTCGCAGGTCACCGCCGTCTGTGCATGCGAGAATACAGTGGTGATGTTCAAGCAGCCTGGGCACTTGACGTCCAAGAAGTATGATCTTGGCGACTGGACCAAAGTCTTCAACTTGTGCTTTCTAGCCTCGGAAGCAGGAGTTGGGTGCAACAAATCTTGAACTAAAACCTGCGCCTGATGTTAGTACCTGTACGTCCCGCCGGTGCCCCCGGCCACACGCAAATGCCACGCCGCGCTTCCTGCGCCCTCTGGAGACCCCTCTGGTCGCTGCCACGTCCCGCCGGTCCGTCTGCGGGTCCTTATGCCCTCCGTACCCTCTTGGCCACGCCGTTTACGCCACTGTAACGTCCCTCTCTCTTGTCTGCTGCATATGCGCTGTGTCCCTGGCACCACTGGCTTTCATATCTGCCCACATACCATCTTGATTACTTGCTTGTGAAAAACCTAGCTGTTTGTGGGCTAGAAAGTGTCTTCTTCACTATATAGTTTTTGGCTATCGCGAATTCCCACCGTAGGCTGCTGAACAAGCTACAGTGTGAAGCCGGTTTGCAGAAGTTCTACCCCTGCTAGAAACGGCCGCACACATTCTCATTGCTTTTtcgaaaatttttcagaTTGTCCAcgacgcagcagcagcgctaTCTGGAATCCGTGTGTGTGGGTTTATTTCAGTAAATATGTATGGGTTTATAGTCACTCAGTTCGGGGCGAGCTGCGGACATAAATCTCGAGGACATAAACCTCGAGGGGGGGTGCGGCGCAACCCAGCGGCTATGGGATCAGAATGCAAGATTGGTGTATATATATGCAAACAGGTTAAATGCTATAAAGGGGCTGCGTAGCAGAACGAAAAGGGCGCCTGATATCCAGATCAGACGATAATGCAAGAAGAGGTCTCCTGGGAGCGCATGCGGCGTATGGTGGGACGTCTTCTTTTGATCGGTGGCGACGCAAGGCGAGAAATAGAGGGTGTGGTGGACGTGGGGGCGGAGAAGACGCGGGCGGACGGGCACGCCATGTCTGAAGAGGCTGCGGAGCGCAGCAGGGTCGAGTCCGGGGAGTGGCGGGTGGAGGGCGGGGGCGGGGAGGCGAGGGAGCGGCGCTCGGGGTcggggcgcggcgcgcagTCGAAGTCGTCGCAGCCGGcctggcggcggcgctcAGCGCGCATGGCCTCTTTGTAGTAGTCAAtccgctgcagcagcaggaaAAAGAGCTCGTCGACGCCGACGTTCTCGAGCGCGGAGGTCTCGAGGACGGAATCGGGGGGGAGCTCGAACTCGCGggcgagctgctggacatCGGACAAAAAGACGGTGCGGTCGTCCTCGAGGTCGCACTTGCAGCAGCTGATGACAATTGGCACGTCGTCGCCGCGCAGCGACACGACGTAGcggtgcagcagctgcagcgtgCCGAGCGATTCCTCGTTGGTGTAGTCGCAGCAGAGCACGAAGCCGTCCGCCTGCTCCACTTGCAGGCGGCGGATCTCAGAGTAGTCCGACGGGTCCATGCCGGCTGcatccagcagctgcacgtCCAGCTCGTGGTGGCGCACCACCAGTGGCGCGTCCAGCGGATTGACGTtgtgcggcgcgcggcgtgcgTCCCGGCTAAGCCTCCGGGGGTTTGCGCACAGGTCTCGGTACTCGTTCTGAGAGCGGCTGAGATGCAGTGCCTCATAGTTCACGCGCTTGTGGTATATGTCCTCCGCCAGCGACCCGAGCTCCAGGCCACTCTCCAGTCCGTGTAGCCATCGGAGCACGAGTGATGACTTGCCACTGCCCCCGTGGCCCAGCACACAGATTCGGGCCACTGCAAGGTCGTATTCCCGGGGCAGTGTGTTCGGATTGTCTGTTGAAAAGTCAAACAGCACAAGGGGTGACACAGACATTGCTGGTGCTGTTAGCGCCCACAATGAGGTACAGTCCTGGACATCACCTATTTTAAATGTCGGTAGTAATGTTTGCTTTTTATCTCACCTTTTCGTTTCTTTTTGAAAACATGAAAAAGAAACGAGTAAATGGTGAAGGTGGATCGTCACGGGCATCGCGATCTTGCATGAGATATGGGCTCGAACAAACACGGCCCTGTAGGCGAGATCATTATGCAACCGAATCTGGTATCTCAGAGGATTACCGTAGGACTGTGCCTGTCCGATCGATTACGTTAGTGGGGTAGAGAATGAAGTAAGAAGCAGCTCTGCGATTATTGTCGCTTTGCGCCTCATGTGAGGTAAAGCCCTATCCCGCAGGGTGGCGGCTTTCTGCAAGAAAATCTGGGCATCACGCCCCCGAAACGAAATGCGATAGTCACCTGTGCCATGGCGACGAGTCATTTCCCCATTCGTACAGAAATGAACGGGCAGAATCGCGTAATGGATTTTCTGTGGCGTTCGTGCCAAAAGGTGATCTCCACCTGCGTGCTGCCCTGCGGGCGTGGTTGAGCAGAGCACCTGGAAAAAGAACAGCACAGAAGGCCAATGCAGTTGGCCAATTGAGGCAATAGCCGAGCAGGAACAGTCGAAAGTGGGTGTTCTGGCGCTGTTGGATCTGAAAAATGCAGGAAGTTACAAAAAACAGTGGGGCAATACATAGAAACCGGCGACCCGGCGATCGCCTAATCATCTGCCATGGAGACGCGGGTCCGGCGCTCGAACCAGCGGTCGAAACCTTGAGGGCATGGTGATACGGGCCCGTCGGCGGGGCACTCAAACAGGCACGTGTTAATCCTGACAAAACGCAGCGGGGTAATTCTTTCCGCAAGCCGGACGGGTATATGAATCGTACGATACCAGTTGTCGAGCTTCGCTTCGCGCGCGGGATATAGGCCCAAATGCGGAGGGCCTGCGGCCTCTCTGCCG contains:
- the NUP192 gene encoding Nup192p (Syntenic homolog of Saccharomyces cerevisiae YJL039C (NUP192)), which translates into the protein MKWSVLPFEELYNSIQAEQFDLQLYNSLLPDLKELNLSDKYPRNDTSRKQLETGEITLSDGDRYKINQQFIIAAVQLADELNLDELAVAELLLSSDEELDALDQDLLLLNQGKVRFYLRKQFILQVVSYVVNVHSSESEVYRAIVEDGQLIDKILKGCKAVHQQLDDIKQSINKAQILDTYDSLFQQNVNFKRDFLLKEYDILAQILYGVVKNSTKFDKDKIMSVIDHVSGMDSDDFFIMYYMPALFLAWSKLSNFSESDVKALHYAFVKEINNEGIYTKPVKVTLIFVFLTYFIGWCKAAPTKRAKAFDFENTVDKPMTVAVEQGALEQLMVFAAETSTVEQDKSMELFYDMRSLLERHIPRLLPKQLMDMEHRTAVVIKPVSQVPNKFSKITFSAQLESQFLYVFDDFIRASISDCAFLLTKVKNAEEDSLLSGEDLYLDDISAKADLERFFLVVYYFYASRPSLSQFFWQDSESTFYGFIEWAAKCNDNLMKSCFYLMMSSLSYGEENATNVYHYINGNQAISWHTIAQIISDYTVKISIVEKKMMELQPQSEEEKANFNNVALQEGLNEEVVILLSSLLTLIGSVAYDLPTEIQLSLTEMFTEVLFEFIKVNTPLIGATMKVLGTLVPLTQEKREIFWTNLDKWIFKGSPLNSTDDSYRMAFQSVLTNFSDVSGFLRLFSCMLAANTKNGSGKVAFGKLPYPIKLGAAYRKSGIWPYFDFIFHEIFAHVTQLTDVPEKFSIVDPIFSIIQHSLSSFDYSVLLNSITAGVNLDSLIEFGDFFTYVEESPATAAFNYLFEEKFFKIIFNIASAGVDELSGDLETTGQQLKMARAAIRILNMLLTYEGTYTEELCPIVKKHHKETHFIPKNFGLHGLSSYYDAILFDLPLIAHCGLYIGIPDYILASESLDLLKKISLRFPYSDTRKNKVLTVFESVDESARIKEAFISQVSSFIDSEESLSLKLAILDFINMNLSYTNKTVTVAHFLLGFQVTNILSLGPTLSTFINSPSSLLNSLLDILLSSLASINPRNVDYAPIRLASILMEIIVKLCRNTLTSRLTLDFLSSKGLFERIIELDPNIDNTSLWCDQSLHGSFNNINSSVLDGPAVGALLAFLRYRSHLLQYLSLDLHWLSTESQQSKISAAVAVLISSEIHAPTIFAFLDTLTYSKLPVAGDPPKDLTLFKNLDLSVNKIKLSSSCTGNIYDFSSLDALLDLSFRTHALSVPAVDVQETSLQSIAKEETLKIKRFITTCLAHESYSSLQLSVLHSWVQLVQIVVLDGSLTPVERSNFVLEVFEAIVPKINDYVEFDVAYSEELVSLSVFLYDLYQKDRIQIDQEKTIDGRLHALFKTCIHGITSPLSTLCLRSDFYVLANKYLLRIIKEESLAKEVLQSLKMASERLVEVICNDAISGEGSNKITGILLLDALAQIACLNKTNFILDVLMKSNMLLLIIRSIKATDELLSVSSHTITLDTLLYELTAFKSTVYFLIRLAKTRSGAQALIQNEIFNTIESCSFLQIDPDLGLELIFDEISVKNSNFVRVNLNLDNPLTLGSQANGISLFEIVVPIFQLIVSILLSMGNANRPVMKSVKKLLVHFRKLVQGVLKRDALLESNEKYVVDDSTMEGLEQQVKLVVLLCTLTGYLGEQDV
- a CDS encoding uncharacterized protein (Non-syntenic homolog of Saccharomyces cerevisiae YIL102C-A), with the translated sequence MLKFALLLGIFSYYTAWLLLPIFDLDGKLWLFPLPSLYAVLLPIVLLLCGAFIVGSSLGALLLTSKRNVDYVHYK
- the SRP102 gene encoding Signal recognition particle receptor subunit beta (Syntenic homolog of Saccharomyces cerevisiae YKL154W (SRP102)); translation: MMDTTVYIALVIALITTAAVLIIIIHSGQAISVGSGSKKRVTSSPIFIIAGPSGSGKTSLFNLLTTGEAGKTVASQIASFSDSFMLPSGVEKFKFALIDFPGHVKLRQELFTTLKASSNIRGLIFMVDSTVDPKRVTETAEFLYDVLSITERKPQAIDIMIACNKSESFTSRPPTMIKDALEKELGQIIERKSKDLKGAGEDDLTTVFATSGSAFKLDHLEAAVQVCAGSVLNKDIDPWQAWLDENATN
- the RSM22 gene encoding tRNA methyltransferase RSM22 (Syntenic homolog of Saccharomyces cerevisiae YKL155C (RSM22)) — its product is MLGRRVAILQVNRRVISRKAFIGADIPDSLLNPRANAPLAGSLAASADTSLVIDRETLINGVASPFRNELGETIKGSNAQESRLAEATLAGMAPRGQIQLNPEIAKVIRKNILSLHVPSSIRSTAARHFVEIYERKIHRPAATRMEVDAHVAALFLQNYAAIYQTLSELRKRVGPGFNPERVLDVGYGPATGIVALNDLMGPEYRPSVKEAVILSHPDMQKRAKIILSRQLNEVPDSSAAAVEELLETQQSEGENMDDIPEEDDLVGEVMTKKININTRLRKDVPGSQYYDLIIVTHQLLRQEERFPVQVDENLEHYLNLLAPGGHIVIVERGNPMGFEIIARARQIMLRPENYPEERGKIPRPWIRGSTTKPYNYTVVPEKHTEGSNEIEEGTALLKEITEQHGEVKEADLEFEPELMESLRDRSSTREADYHLKIVAPCPHHGKCPLQTGKPAYYELDEGASLKFCNFQQSVERPKYTIELKKGKVLATPWQTPTDAIGIKGKAKAGSGRENGKNSEVVNYSYLIAERAQNDSATIAAINAQRQRSGAAESGSTVANASETWPRVIRQPTKRKGHVMLDLCAPSGQFEKWVVSKSFDKQAYHDARKAQKGDLWALDAKTKIPGKGALNVAKLEKRHKERIKAAKLESKEKSRIVREEAAELEAVEDSSPAHMEATINALANLHADSFRSASKKRDKNRKLAVDAIRK
- a CDS encoding 40S ribosomal protein eS27 (Syntenic homolog of Saccharomyces cerevisiae YHR021C (RPS27B) and YKL156W (RPS27A); 1-intron), with translation MVLVQDLLHPTPASEARKHKLKTLVQSPRSYFLDVKCPGCLNITTVFSHAQTAVTCESCSTVLCTPTGGKAKLSEGTSFRRK
- a CDS encoding uncharacterized protein (Syntenic homolog of Saccharomyces cerevisiae YHR022C), with product MSVSPLVLFDFSTDNPNTLPREYDLAVARICVLGHGGSGKSSLVLRWLHGLESGLELGSLAEDIYHKRVNYEALHLSRSQNEYRDLCANPRRLSRDARRAPHNVNPLDAPLVVRHHELDVQLLDAAGMDPSDYSEIRRLQVEQADGFVLCCDYTNEESLGTLQLLHRYVVSLRGDDVPIVISCCKCDLEDDRTVFLSDVQQLAREFELPPDSVLETSALENVGVDELFFLLLQRIDYYKEAMRAERRRQAGCDDFDCAPRPDPERRSLASPPPPSTRHSPDSTLLRSAASSDMACPSARVFSAPTSTTPSISRLASPPIKRRRPTIRRMRSQETSSCIIV